From one Streptomyces sp. N50 genomic stretch:
- a CDS encoding RICIN domain-containing protein — translation MRRVYAILVALCCALAAALVTAGPAQAAAQTITNGVQFTDTSGNAVHAHGGGVIKAGSYYYWFGEDRNADNTFKYVDAYRSTDLKNWEFRGHVLTQSSASELGTAYIERPKVIYNASTGKFVMWMHKENGVDYSEAKAAVAVSSTVDGSYTYQGSFQPLGDNMSRDITTFVDTDGTAYMVSAANENYDLHIYKLTADYTAIDSLVANPWVGGHREAPALFKRNGVYFMLTSAATGWSANQQQYATATSITGPWTAFTNIGDSTAYNSQTAYVLPVTGTSGTSYLYMGDRWGNSFGGTVNDSRYVWLPLTFPTTTSMSMASWYPEVSIDTAAGTISGTSATYNTLIARNSSKCADVANQSLWQGVAISQYTCNSGTNQKWWFKDLGTGYYELMGRGSSLCLQENSTNVTQENCTGATTQQWSLTTSGSYVLVKARTSGECLDVSGASTANSAAIITYACSGATNQQWTRGS, via the coding sequence ATGAGACGTGTGTACGCAATCCTCGTCGCCCTGTGCTGCGCGCTCGCCGCGGCCCTGGTGACCGCCGGACCGGCCCAGGCCGCCGCCCAGACCATCACCAACGGCGTTCAGTTCACGGACACTTCGGGCAACGCCGTGCACGCGCACGGCGGCGGGGTGATCAAGGCCGGCAGCTACTACTACTGGTTCGGCGAGGACCGCAACGCCGACAACACCTTCAAGTACGTGGACGCCTACCGCTCCACCGACCTGAAGAACTGGGAGTTCCGGGGCCACGTCCTGACCCAGTCCAGCGCCTCCGAGTTGGGCACCGCCTACATCGAGCGGCCGAAGGTCATCTACAACGCGTCCACCGGCAAGTTCGTGATGTGGATGCACAAGGAGAACGGCGTCGACTACAGCGAGGCCAAGGCCGCCGTCGCCGTCTCCTCGACCGTGGACGGGAGTTACACCTACCAGGGCAGCTTCCAGCCGCTCGGCGACAACATGTCGCGGGACATCACGACGTTCGTCGACACCGACGGCACCGCGTACATGGTCTCCGCCGCCAACGAGAACTACGACCTGCACATCTACAAGCTCACCGCCGACTACACCGCCATCGACAGCCTGGTCGCCAACCCGTGGGTCGGCGGACACCGCGAGGCACCGGCCCTGTTCAAGCGCAACGGCGTCTACTTCATGCTGACTTCGGCCGCCACCGGCTGGAGCGCCAACCAGCAGCAGTACGCCACCGCGACCAGCATCACCGGCCCGTGGACGGCCTTCACGAACATCGGCGACTCGACCGCGTACAACTCGCAGACCGCCTACGTCCTTCCGGTCACGGGGACTTCGGGCACCTCGTACCTCTACATGGGCGACCGCTGGGGCAACTCCTTCGGCGGCACCGTCAACGACTCCCGTTATGTGTGGCTGCCGTTGACCTTCCCGACCACGACCTCGATGTCCATGGCGTCCTGGTACCCGGAGGTGTCGATCGACACGGCGGCCGGCACGATCAGCGGCACGAGTGCGACGTACAACACCCTCATCGCCAGGAACAGCAGCAAGTGCGCCGACGTGGCCAACCAGTCGCTGTGGCAGGGCGTCGCGATCAGCCAGTACACCTGCAACAGCGGCACCAACCAGAAGTGGTGGTTCAAGGACCTCGGCACCGGCTACTACGAACTCATGGGCCGGGGAAGCTCGTTGTGCCTCCAGGAGAACTCGACCAACGTCACCCAGGAGAACTGCACCGGCGCCACCACCCAGCAGTGGAGCCTGACCACGTCCGGCAGTTACGTCCTCGTCAAGGCCAGGACGAGCGGCGAGTGCCTGGACGTGTCGGGCGCGTCCACCGCCAACTCCGCCGCGATCATCACGTACGCGTGCAGCGGGGCGACCAACCAGCAGTGGACGCGCGGTAGTTGA
- a CDS encoding pectinesterase family protein, which yields MTEPNTHRRSPARRRAAAVATGTAAALGLVAVSLVTQARAATVITVAKDGSGRFTTVQAAVNAAAAGDTISVAKGTYTEIVNVPVAKTGLTIQGATGNAEDVVITYDRAAGYTDASGNKYGTLGSSVATFSASGLTVTGITVQNTFDKSAHPEITDTQAVAITAQGDRQTFTNDRFISRQDTVLNWSPSSTGQYRQYFYSSFISGDVDFIFGNATAVYDRVTIQLRNSGAAAGGLNGFLSAPNTSSAKTYGILVTGSSITSSAAANTYYLGRPWHPSADAVGQLVVRQTSLPAAVKVAGPWTDMSGYSWKNARFFEYRNTGAGATVNSNRPQLTDSQAASYTAQKYLAGTDGWNPVR from the coding sequence ATGACAGAGCCGAACACGCACCGCCGCTCCCCCGCCCGGCGTCGAGCCGCCGCCGTGGCGACCGGTACCGCGGCCGCCCTCGGGCTGGTCGCGGTGTCGCTGGTGACCCAGGCGCGGGCCGCCACCGTCATCACCGTCGCCAAGGACGGTTCGGGCCGCTTCACCACCGTGCAGGCCGCCGTGAACGCGGCCGCCGCCGGGGACACCATCTCCGTAGCGAAGGGCACGTACACCGAGATCGTCAACGTGCCTGTCGCCAAAACGGGGTTGACCATCCAGGGCGCCACCGGCAACGCCGAGGACGTCGTCATCACCTATGACCGGGCCGCCGGTTACACCGACGCCAGTGGCAACAAGTACGGGACGCTGGGCAGTTCGGTGGCGACCTTCTCGGCGAGCGGGCTGACCGTCACCGGGATCACCGTCCAGAACACGTTCGACAAGTCCGCCCACCCCGAGATCACGGACACCCAGGCCGTCGCGATCACCGCGCAGGGCGACCGGCAGACATTCACCAACGACCGGTTCATCAGCCGCCAGGACACGGTCCTCAACTGGTCGCCGTCGTCCACCGGTCAGTACCGGCAGTACTTCTACTCGTCGTTCATCTCCGGCGACGTCGACTTCATCTTCGGCAACGCCACCGCCGTCTACGACCGGGTCACCATCCAGCTGCGCAACTCGGGCGCCGCGGCGGGCGGCCTCAACGGCTTCCTCTCCGCGCCCAACACCAGCTCCGCGAAGACCTACGGCATCCTCGTCACCGGCAGCTCGATCACCAGCTCCGCCGCTGCCAACACGTACTACCTGGGCCGCCCTTGGCACCCGTCGGCGGACGCGGTGGGTCAACTGGTCGTCCGCCAGACCTCGTTGCCCGCCGCCGTGAAGGTCGCCGGGCCCTGGACGGACATGAGCGGGTACTCCTGGAAGAACGCCCGCTTCTTCGAGTACAGGAACACCGGCGCGGGCGCCACGGTGAACTCCAACCGCCCGCAGCTCACCGACTCCCAGGCCGCGAGCTACACGGCCCAGAAGTACCTGGCGGGTACGGACGGTTGGAACCCGGTCCGGTAA
- a CDS encoding rhamnogalacturonan lyase B N-terminal domain-containing protein, producing the protein MSGSVNRPVRRRTFVLGAAATAGSAALAGPLAETASAASFGYTDDGSNYVVDTGASLVFKVSKTNGDLTSLVYKGTEYQGYGGMNSHVESGLGASTVTIAQSGTTILISVTHGTLKHYYAARSGENNVYLWTNKADTSVSATRYIVRVKAGMFLNDEPDSYTYAPTTIESADVFAKSDGQTRSKHYSKKRVIDYDYVGWTTGSVGLWVVRSNHEKASGGPFYRSLLRHQSADGGGLYEILYYGENQTEAQRFGLQGPYVIALTDGGAPSSSLYHANLTTSWADSLGISGYTAASSRGRVAGVGITGRDTAYAYTVGLANSAAQYWGSARASDGYFSIPGVLPGTYTLTVFKGELAVYTGSVAVTAGGTTTLNSIAIPSSNDPSNASAIWRIGNWDGSPSGFKNADLMTYAHPSDVRAASWTGNVVVGSGTETSAFPCYLWKDVNSGIIVYFKLTAAQLAAAHTLRIGVTTAYANGRPQVVVNDTWTSAVPSPPTQPSTRSLTVGSYRGNNNTFTYSVPASAWLTDASAYNTLKIYVASGSGTTSFLSAGTSIDAIDLLA; encoded by the coding sequence ATGTCCGGCTCTGTGAACAGACCGGTTCGCCGCCGCACCTTCGTCCTCGGCGCAGCGGCCACGGCCGGTTCGGCGGCGCTCGCCGGGCCGCTCGCCGAGACCGCGTCCGCCGCGAGTTTCGGCTACACCGACGACGGCTCGAACTACGTCGTCGACACCGGCGCGAGCCTGGTCTTCAAGGTCAGCAAGACGAACGGCGACCTGACCTCGCTGGTCTACAAGGGCACCGAGTACCAGGGCTACGGCGGCATGAACTCGCATGTCGAGTCCGGCCTCGGCGCCTCGACGGTGACGATCGCGCAGTCCGGGACGACGATCCTGATCTCCGTCACGCACGGCACGCTGAAGCACTACTACGCGGCCCGCAGCGGCGAGAACAACGTCTACCTGTGGACCAACAAGGCCGACACCTCGGTCAGCGCGACCCGCTACATCGTGCGCGTCAAGGCCGGCATGTTCCTCAACGACGAGCCGGATTCCTACACTTACGCGCCGACCACCATCGAGTCCGCCGACGTCTTCGCGAAGTCCGACGGCCAGACCCGCTCCAAGCACTACTCGAAGAAGCGGGTCATCGACTACGACTACGTCGGCTGGACCACCGGCAGCGTCGGCCTGTGGGTCGTGCGCAGCAACCACGAGAAGGCGTCCGGCGGCCCGTTCTACCGCTCCCTGCTGCGCCACCAGAGCGCGGACGGGGGCGGGTTGTACGAGATCCTGTACTACGGCGAGAACCAGACGGAGGCGCAGCGCTTCGGTCTCCAGGGCCCGTACGTCATCGCCCTCACGGACGGCGGCGCGCCCTCCTCGTCCCTGTACCACGCCAACCTGACCACCTCGTGGGCCGATTCGCTCGGCATCTCCGGCTATACGGCGGCGAGTTCGCGGGGCCGGGTCGCGGGTGTGGGCATCACCGGGCGGGACACGGCGTACGCGTACACGGTCGGGCTCGCCAACTCGGCCGCCCAGTACTGGGGTTCGGCGCGGGCCTCGGACGGCTACTTCTCGATCCCGGGGGTGCTGCCGGGGACGTACACGCTGACCGTGTTCAAGGGTGAACTCGCCGTCTACACAGGCTCGGTGGCGGTCACGGCGGGCGGGACGACGACGCTGAACAGCATCGCGATCCCGTCCTCGAACGACCCGTCCAACGCGAGCGCGATCTGGCGGATCGGCAACTGGGACGGTTCGCCGAGCGGGTTCAAGAACGCGGACCTGATGACGTACGCGCACCCCTCGGACGTACGGGCCGCGTCCTGGACCGGCAACGTCGTCGTCGGCAGCGGGACGGAGACCTCGGCGTTCCCCTGCTATCTGTGGAAGGACGTCAACAGCGGCATCATCGTGTACTTCAAGCTGACGGCCGCCCAGTTGGCCGCCGCGCACACGCTGCGCATCGGGGTGACGACGGCGTACGCGAACGGCCGTCCGCAGGTCGTCGTCAACGACACCTGGACCTCGGCCGTCCCCTCGCCGCCGACCCAGCCGAGCACCCGGTCGCTGACCGTGGGCTCGTACCGGGGCAACAACAACACGTTCACGTACAGCGTTCCGGCGTCGGCCTGGCTGACGGACGCCAGCGCGTACAACACGCTGAAGATCTATGTGGCGAGCGGCTCGGGGACGACGTCGTTCCTGAGCGCGGGCACGTCGATCGACGCGATCGATCTGCTGGCCTGA
- a CDS encoding rhamnogalacturonan acetylesterase: MRRFNTALLAALTLSTALSTAPAQAHDRTPPLGLANCTATACHFDVPPGTYDVTVRLGGATAASTAITGETRRSLLPETPTVAGRTVTRSFTVNVRTPEGEPTGPDGTPGLDLALGGTAPALADIRVKPAHHARQIILIGDSTVCDQPGDPYSGWGQQLPQFLRKGVSVANYADSGESTVTYLENPLLWATVEPLIHPGDLVLVQLAHNDKTTDEATYRANLETLIAGIRDRGGRPVLVTPIVRRWFNADGTLNNDIALLVNGLGVDLPGVIRSVAATEGVTLIDLTAQTKALVESLGVEGSKALYLYNEKKDNTHTSAHGATVYAGLVRDALVARHLLPEDRVRVG; this comes from the coding sequence ATGAGACGTTTCAACACCGCCCTGCTGGCCGCACTGACCCTGAGCACCGCCTTGTCGACCGCACCCGCCCAGGCGCACGACCGCACACCCCCGCTCGGCCTCGCCAACTGCACCGCCACCGCCTGCCACTTCGACGTCCCGCCCGGCACCTACGACGTCACGGTCCGTCTCGGTGGGGCGACGGCCGCGAGTACGGCCATCACCGGCGAGACCCGGCGCTCCCTGCTCCCCGAGACGCCCACCGTCGCCGGCCGCACGGTGACCCGCAGCTTCACGGTCAACGTCCGTACGCCAGAAGGCGAACCGACCGGCCCCGACGGCACCCCGGGCCTCGACCTCGCCCTCGGCGGCACGGCACCCGCCCTTGCCGACATCAGGGTCAAGCCCGCCCATCACGCCCGCCAGATCATCCTGATCGGCGACTCCACGGTCTGCGACCAACCGGGCGACCCGTACTCCGGCTGGGGCCAACAGCTCCCGCAGTTCCTCCGCAAGGGCGTCTCCGTCGCCAACTATGCGGATTCCGGGGAGAGTACGGTCACGTACCTGGAGAATCCTTTGCTGTGGGCGACAGTTGAGCCGCTGATCCATCCCGGAGACCTGGTCCTCGTTCAACTGGCCCACAACGACAAGACGACCGACGAGGCCACGTACCGCGCGAATTTGGAAACCCTGATAGCGGGTATCCGTGACAGAGGAGGACGTCCGGTGCTCGTGACACCGATCGTCCGACGCTGGTTCAATGCCGACGGCACACTGAACAACGACATCGCGCTGCTGGTGAACGGACTCGGCGTGGACCTGCCGGGCGTCATCCGCTCGGTCGCCGCGACCGAGGGGGTAACGCTGATCGACCTCACGGCGCAGACCAAGGCGCTGGTGGAATCGCTGGGAGTGGAAGGCTCCAAGGCCCTCTACCTCTACAACGAGAAGAAGGACAACACGCATACTTCCGCGCACGGGGCCACCGTGTACGCGGGCCTGGTCCGCGACGCACTCGTCGCCCGGCATCTGCTGCCGGAGGACCGGGTACGAGTGGGGTGA
- a CDS encoding DUF2264 domain-containing protein — protein sequence MRLPADDRVLSPRTGYTRAHWETAADSLLAAVEPYATEDRALYHLPGTHTSWSGRLSDGLEGYARTLLLAAFRRDETALERYADGLAAGVAGVWPTIEDRSQPLVEAASIALALRLTRPLLWDRLDEPVRQRAAAWLADALTAEPWPCNWELFPVTVGGFLQEIDYEPDASRKAVDRGLSRIEDWYVGDGWYTDGDGRKFDYYNGWAMHLYPVLHAWLADDPRLLDLYGGRLERHLADYARLFGGDGAPMHQGRSLTYRFATTAPLWLGALTGRTPLSPGETRRLASGALKYFLERGAVDDRGLLSLGWHGPNEAVLQGYSGPASPYWASKGFLGLLLPPDHEVWTAVEEPGPAERADAVTPVAPANWLLQSTSSDGLVRLHNHGSEDVRYDPYYTRLGYSTMTEPSASYDNSVIVGGDPSRTEIVPLGVGEGWVASRHTASSGARVVSLVVAEGAVEVRAHLVVGAEPGTPVRVTGWSAEEGLRAELVSLHGLLDGEGEVGDGPTLFVALARLTGEPDPRPLAELVSVEVDGDHGVSVQWAGGKRVAFRFTESAGRSGESSWSVTPR from the coding sequence ATGCGACTCCCTGCCGACGACCGCGTGTTGAGCCCCCGCACCGGCTACACCCGGGCCCACTGGGAGACGGCCGCCGACTCCCTCCTCGCGGCGGTGGAGCCGTACGCGACCGAGGACCGCGCGCTCTACCACCTCCCCGGCACCCACACGAGCTGGTCCGGCAGGCTCTCCGACGGCCTGGAGGGCTACGCCCGCACCCTGCTGCTGGCCGCCTTCCGCCGCGACGAGACGGCTCTGGAGCGCTACGCGGACGGCCTGGCGGCAGGCGTGGCGGGCGTCTGGCCGACCATCGAGGACCGCAGCCAGCCGTTGGTCGAGGCGGCCTCCATCGCCCTCGCCCTGCGCCTGACCCGCCCCCTCCTCTGGGACCGCCTCGACGAGCCCGTACGGCAGCGCGCGGCAGCCTGGCTCGCCGACGCCCTCACCGCCGAACCCTGGCCCTGCAACTGGGAGTTGTTCCCCGTCACGGTGGGCGGCTTCCTCCAGGAGATCGACTACGAGCCCGACGCCTCCCGCAAGGCCGTCGACCGGGGCCTGTCCCGCATCGAGGACTGGTACGTCGGCGACGGCTGGTACACCGACGGCGACGGCCGCAAGTTCGACTACTACAACGGCTGGGCGATGCACCTCTACCCGGTCCTGCACGCCTGGCTCGCCGACGACCCCCGACTCCTCGACCTCTACGGCGGCCGCCTGGAACGCCATCTCGCCGACTACGCCCGCCTGTTCGGCGGGGACGGCGCGCCGATGCACCAGGGCAGATCGCTGACGTACCGCTTCGCGACTACGGCTCCGCTGTGGCTGGGGGCGCTTACGGGCCGTACGCCGCTGTCGCCGGGGGAGACGCGACGGCTGGCGTCGGGCGCGCTGAAGTACTTCCTGGAGCGCGGGGCGGTGGACGACCGGGGGCTGCTGAGTCTGGGCTGGCACGGCCCCAACGAGGCTGTCCTGCAAGGCTATTCGGGCCCCGCGTCCCCGTACTGGGCCAGCAAGGGATTCCTCGGCCTGCTCCTCCCGCCGGACCACGAGGTGTGGACGGCTGTCGAGGAGCCCGGCCCGGCTGAGCGGGCGGACGCGGTGACGCCGGTCGCCCCCGCCAACTGGCTCCTCCAGTCGACCAGTTCGGACGGTCTGGTCCGCCTCCACAACCACGGCAGCGAGGACGTCCGCTACGACCCGTACTACACACGCCTCGGCTACTCGACGATGACGGAGCCCTCCGCGTCGTACGACAACAGCGTGATCGTCGGGGGTGATCCGAGCCGTACGGAGATCGTGCCGTTGGGGGTGGGGGAGGGGTGGGTGGCTTCCCGGCACACGGCGTCCTCCGGGGCCCGGGTGGTCAGCCTGGTGGTGGCCGAGGGCGCGGTGGAGGTGCGGGCGCATCTGGTGGTGGGCGCGGAGCCGGGGACGCCGGTTCGGGTCACGGGCTGGTCGGCGGAGGAAGGGCTGCGCGCCGAACTCGTCTCCCTGCACGGCCTGTTGGACGGCGAGGGCGAGGTTGGTGACGGGCCGACCCTGTTCGTCGCCCTGGCCCGGCTCACCGGGGAGCCGGACCCCCGTCCCCTCGCGGAACTGGTGTCCGTGGAGGTCGACGGGGATCACGGTGTCTCCGTTCAGTGGGCCGGCGGCAAGCGGGTGGCGTTCCGGTTCACGGAGTCAGCCGGGCGATCCGGAGAGTCGTCGTGGTCGGTGACGCCCCGTTGA
- a CDS encoding NUDIX hydrolase, which produces MDPGDKRLAAAVVMDDDGRVLLVRRSATERFLPRVWGVPCGKLEPDERSEDGALRELKEETGLLGEIVRKIGESSFVSEYRGREIKNWQDNFLVRPLTWEITLPEPDQAYLWLPPSGLDRAGIDIDAYNLDVVRQALTIF; this is translated from the coding sequence ATGGACCCCGGCGACAAGCGACTGGCTGCGGCCGTCGTGATGGACGACGACGGACGCGTACTTCTGGTGCGCCGGAGCGCGACCGAGAGATTCCTGCCGCGGGTGTGGGGCGTGCCGTGCGGGAAGCTGGAGCCGGACGAGCGGTCCGAGGACGGCGCGCTGCGGGAGCTGAAGGAAGAGACCGGGCTCCTCGGCGAGATCGTCCGCAAGATCGGCGAGTCGTCCTTCGTGAGCGAGTACCGCGGCCGCGAGATCAAGAACTGGCAGGACAACTTCCTGGTCAGGCCGCTCACTTGGGAGATCACCCTCCCCGAGCCCGACCAGGCGTATCTCTGGCTCCCGCCGTCCGGACTCGACCGTGCCGGTATCGACATCGACGCGTACAACCTGGACGTCGTACGCCAGGCCCTCACGATTTTCTGA
- a CDS encoding TetR-like C-terminal domain-containing protein gives MARAGLTADRVVAAAADLADEVGFENVSLSALARGFGVKDASLYSHVRNLQDLRTRVAFLAGGELIDRIAVAVAGRAGRDALGAFADAYRAYALEHPGRYAATQIRVDQSLIADSPALRRTAEITYGMLRAYGLEEPDLTDAVRLLRSTFHGFCALESTGGFGAPRDVRRSWERAVDALHVALTHWPRGAQVG, from the coding sequence GTGGCGCGCGCGGGACTGACCGCCGACCGTGTCGTGGCGGCCGCCGCCGATCTCGCCGACGAGGTCGGTTTCGAGAACGTCAGCCTGTCCGCGCTGGCCCGCGGCTTCGGCGTGAAGGACGCGAGCCTGTACTCGCACGTCCGGAACCTCCAGGACCTGCGCACCCGGGTCGCGTTCCTCGCGGGCGGCGAACTGATCGACCGGATCGCCGTCGCGGTGGCCGGCCGCGCGGGCCGGGACGCGCTGGGCGCCTTCGCGGACGCGTACCGGGCGTACGCCCTGGAGCACCCGGGCCGGTACGCGGCGACCCAGATCCGCGTCGACCAGTCCCTGATCGCCGACTCCCCCGCCCTGCGCCGCACCGCCGAGATCACCTACGGCATGCTGCGCGCGTACGGCCTGGAGGAACCCGATCTCACCGACGCCGTACGGCTGTTGAGGAGTACGTTCCACGGTTTCTGCGCGCTGGAGTCGACTGGTGGGTTCGGCGCGCCGCGGGATGTGCGGCGGTCGTGGGAGCGTGCGGTGGATGCCCTGCACGTGGCGCTGACGCACTGGCCGCGCGGGGCTCAAGTGGGCTGA
- a CDS encoding YhgE/Pip domain-containing protein, translating to MDDDSGTPAPTGTPAPTGLRATALLGRPKLWLIPTVLTALLAFLLSLLYMGGIVNPNRELRDLPIALVNSDTGKPLTGQQQNLGTQIAHSIVTNSGSRAAGWRQLTRAQAQDELDAGKIYGALVIPADFTNSVAALTTTNATARPTITVLTNPGKGSLGSSLASKISTTAAQQASLTIGKQLTAAAASAKPDSTTKLLLADPVAVTTQVGHPIGGNSGIGLTAFYYTLLLVLAGFMGGNVISNGVDTGLGYADNEIGPWHTRRPTVPINRTQTLLLKMVMTAGITLLSVSLIMLASVSILGMDATHIPLLWIYSYCAALAVGLGVQAINAAFGGIGQLVSMFVFIVLGLPSSGATVPLQAVPGFYRFLSHFEPMRQLSDGVRAILYFDARGDAGLTRAWTMIGVGAAIGLLFGFAMVQYYDRKGHKRLTPQPA from the coding sequence ATGGACGACGACTCCGGCACCCCCGCCCCCACCGGTACCCCTGCCCCCACCGGCCTCCGCGCCACCGCACTCCTCGGCCGCCCCAAACTGTGGCTCATTCCCACCGTGCTCACCGCCCTGCTCGCATTCCTGCTGTCCCTCCTCTACATGGGCGGCATCGTCAACCCCAACCGCGAACTGCGCGACCTGCCCATCGCCCTCGTCAACAGCGACACCGGCAAGCCGCTCACCGGGCAGCAGCAGAACCTGGGCACCCAGATCGCCCACTCCATCGTGACCAACTCCGGTAGCCGCGCGGCCGGTTGGCGCCAGCTCACGCGGGCTCAGGCGCAGGACGAACTCGACGCGGGCAAGATCTACGGCGCCCTGGTCATCCCCGCCGACTTCACGAACTCCGTCGCCGCGCTGACCACCACGAACGCCACCGCCCGCCCGACCATCACCGTGCTGACCAACCCCGGCAAGGGGAGCCTCGGCTCGTCCCTCGCCAGCAAGATCTCCACGACCGCGGCCCAGCAGGCATCCCTGACCATCGGCAAGCAGCTCACGGCGGCAGCCGCTTCGGCGAAGCCCGACTCCACGACAAAGCTGTTGCTCGCCGACCCCGTCGCCGTCACCACCCAGGTCGGCCACCCCATCGGCGGCAACAGCGGCATCGGCCTGACCGCCTTCTACTACACCCTGCTGCTGGTCCTGGCCGGTTTCATGGGGGGCAACGTCATCAGCAACGGCGTCGACACCGGCCTCGGCTACGCCGACAACGAGATCGGCCCCTGGCACACCCGCCGCCCCACCGTCCCCATCAACCGCACCCAGACCCTGCTCCTGAAGATGGTCATGACGGCCGGCATCACCCTCCTCAGCGTCTCCCTGATCATGCTCGCCAGCGTCAGCATCCTCGGCATGGACGCGACCCACATCCCGCTCCTGTGGATCTACTCCTACTGCGCCGCCCTCGCCGTCGGCCTCGGCGTCCAGGCCATCAACGCCGCGTTCGGCGGGATCGGCCAGCTGGTCTCCATGTTCGTGTTCATCGTCCTGGGCCTCCCCTCCTCCGGCGCGACGGTCCCCCTCCAGGCCGTCCCCGGCTTCTACCGCTTCCTCTCCCACTTCGAGCCCATGCGCCAACTCAGCGACGGAGTACGGGCGATCCTCTACTTCGACGCCCGCGGCGACGCGGGACTCACGCGCGCGTGGACCATGATCGGGGTCGGTGCGGCGATCGGCCTGCTCTTCGGCTTCGCGATGGTCCAGTACTACGACAGGAAGGGCCACAAGCGTCTGACGCCGCAGCCGGCTTGA
- a CDS encoding ArsR/SmtB family transcription factor: MDSGNRFGDLEISDPKAMRALAHPVRLAILERLQRHGPATASRLSPHVGATPSVTSWHLRHLAGFGLVRDAEGGTDRRERRWAAVARGFRFEMPEDEEGRSAARVLTGEMFSRNADLPLRWLMDTAPGLEPEWSRIASANNTRIVVTADELAALKDAFEELIAPYVVREPDRRPSDGRGVRLLMYALPEGPGNEDSDTTLDLPE; this comes from the coding sequence ATGGATTCCGGCAACCGTTTCGGCGACCTAGAGATATCCGACCCGAAGGCCATGCGGGCGCTGGCGCACCCCGTACGGCTCGCGATCCTCGAACGCCTCCAGCGCCATGGCCCCGCCACCGCCTCCCGCCTCTCCCCGCACGTGGGCGCCACCCCGTCCGTCACCAGCTGGCATCTGCGCCATCTCGCCGGCTTCGGCCTGGTCCGCGACGCGGAGGGCGGGACGGACCGGCGGGAGCGGCGGTGGGCGGCGGTGGCGCGGGGCTTTCGGTTCGAGATGCCGGAGGACGAGGAGGGGCGGTCGGCCGCGCGGGTGCTGACCGGCGAGATGTTCTCGCGCAACGCCGATCTGCCCCTGCGCTGGCTCATGGACACGGCGCCCGGACTGGAACCGGAGTGGAGCAGGATCGCCTCGGCGAACAACACGCGGATCGTGGTGACGGCGGACGAACTGGCCGCGCTGAAGGACGCGTTCGAGGAACTGATCGCTCCGTACGTCGTCCGCGAACCGGACCGGCGACCGTCGGACGGCCGGGGTGTCCGCCTGCTGATGTACGCGCTGCCGGAAGGTCCCGGGAACGAGGACAGCGATACGACGCTGGACCTACCGGAGTGA